From a region of the Salvelinus fontinalis isolate EN_2023a chromosome 13, ASM2944872v1, whole genome shotgun sequence genome:
- the LOC129868342 gene encoding nucleolar protein 16-like, with protein MPKAKKKSKINTFDYSKDRKKLKKQFKKREAPRIECPQIRNAWSDKKSVARNLRDMGLAFDPNRALPIKTLTFAAVERTEEAPTLKFVRKPYVLNELVAEANLPEKDKKTLSTDLIEYVQYVIREHSENYKAMARDEKNYYQDTPSQIRRKVDQYKCCHPEEYYTFVEFLKGPPQEVGNPV; from the exons ATGCCGAAAGCCAAAAAGAAAAGTAAAATAAACACGTTTGATTACAGTAAAGATAGAAAGAAACTGAAAAAGCAGTTTAAGAAAAGAGAAGCCCCTAGAATTGAGTG TCCTCAGATCCGAAATGCCTGGAGTGACAAGAAGTCTGTGGCAAGGAACTTGCGAGACATGGGTCTGGCATTTGACCCTAACCGTGCCCTCCCAATTAAGACACTGACT TTTGCTGCTGTGGAGAGAACTGAAGAAGCTCCCACCCTCAAATTTGTAAGGAAGCCATACGTTCTCAATG AACTTGTGGCAGAGGCCAATCTCCCAGAGAAAGACAAAAAGACCTTATCCACAGACTTGATCGAGTACGTGCAGTACGTGATCAGGGAACACAGCGAGAACTACAAG GCTATGGCCAGAGATGAGAAGAACTATTACCAGGACACACCCTCACAGATCAGGAGGAAAGTGGACCAGTATAAATGCTGCCATCCAGAGGAATACTACAcctttgtggagtttctcaaaG